The sequence TGTGTCCACAAACGCCACAAAATGGATCCGAGGGtagataaaataataataaaataaaacaaattgaaCAACAGAATGGGAAAATGGGACGTACCGGTAATGTGATTAAAAGTTCACGCTATTAAAGCTAGAATActttgaaacaataacaaagcggtcaCCTCAActgtgttttggtaaaaagctgagggatgggcatGGAGAAATTGtatcactctcaaattcatagacagagctatggatgtaaAAACTGACCATGATAtccaaatgatagttttaaccatgttttgtttacatttactttgtttacaaacataaaacaagcttgtattttgggttctgatggggtacaacagttgaaataaactcatgaggcatttctaagttatattcctCAAGAATCAGTCATTTatatgtccaaaaatggatgtagcaaccaAGGATTTCAGATTTAAATCACAGTGTTAAATTTAAGTTAAATCACTGTGTACAACGGAGAGTATTTTGCATTTGAGGGTTTAGAATTGGATGAAAACTAACGACAGATTCAAAACAAAATCACCTGTGATACACCCTGGCAAAGAACTACACCAGTAGCAAGGATGTAAAGCtcaaccaaaccatcagtcccaTAGGATCCAGGTAGATATGGGTCCCAGTCTGGGAAAAATTGAGATGGAGATTTGGGATTCTGATGTAGACCGAGGTTCCAAAGACCTAATGGCAGAATGTTGCCACCAGCCACATGGCAGTGCAGATGAAATAGTTCAACGTCATCTATATAAAACGGGGGAGAGGGTGTATTTCATTAAAGGTGTCATTGAAGTAAATGtgggtgtcacaccctgatctgtttcacctgtcttgtgcttgtctcctccCCCCACCAGGTGTCCCCTATTtttccccattttcccctgtgtatttatacctgcgttttctgtttgtctttttccagttcgtcttgttttgttaggtcttaccagcgtgtttccGTTTCTCCTGCGTTGAAGTtttgttttctagtcttcccggttttgacctttctgcctgtcctgaccctgagcccacCTGCCATTCTGTCCCTGATTGACTCTGCCTTGGATtatgaacctctgcctgccctcaacCTGCCTTTTGCCTGCCACCGTATATTCAATAAATCTCTGAGACTTGAAccatttgccatctgggtctcaTCCTGAGTCATGATAGTGGGACTCAAAGCTCACATCATTGGTGGGGTTATTCTTTGGCCTGTATTTGTCCAGCCTATTAAAGAAAGAGATCATTCATCATTCTATCATTAGTGGGAAAGAATGATTGCTTTCAGACTTTACCTGAAAATGTGGATTATTATTTTCATAATCTCATCACAGGTCTCTGTAGCTGGATCTGTTTCCCTAGTGGTGAAGGAAATACAGTAgtataaacacacaccacacacacaccacacatacatacactttcTCACACTTCACAGAAACTGGACAAATCCTACCTTTTTTGCTTTCTGTCCTTCTGAATCTCAAAACGTATGTTGAGCAGCATGGACTGTTCCAGAAAGGCCCCCTTGTGGATCTTCCATACAAACAGGTCCTGGGTCCTCTCAGTGCACTGGGTCTGGAGGAACCAGATGTGCCCAGCATCAAACCCACCCCCTAACAGAGGGACGTACGCCCCCCACCACAGCCGAAGTGACCAGGAGTCGGACCAGGCTGGACAGAATACATACCACATTCCTGGATCTCCCAATGTCCTCAGGATACTGTACAGGAAGGCGCTTCTATAGAGGCTGCTGTAGTTCTCCCACCAGTTCACAGAGACAAAGTGGGTCCCAGTGATGGCCATGCCAACCCAAAGGTCCATCTCTGTGCTGTTCTCCCAGCAGGTAACTCAGGGCGAAGAGCAGGAAGCCTATCAGAATGAGGCCgatagagaggatggagggaattGTGAATCTATTCTGCTCTCTGGCAACATACTGGGCACCCACCTGGAGGACTGAGGACAGGAAGACAACACTGTTCAACATCTTAATGTTGGTCATGATGTCGAAGAACGGCACGATGACGATGGTAAGGACTGCTGTTCCCACCTCCACCAGCAACTCTATACACAGCACCTGGAACACACAGATCCAACTACATGAAGATTACAATAGGAGTACTGTAGGTAAAGGAAAGCAAATGGAATGCTAGAGAATGGAACACCTTCTGAGGTGTCTACTGGAAGTCATACTGCTCCTGCAAAGAGACAACCCGCCATAGTTACAGGTAACCATTGTTATGGGGAATAAAAGGGATGAATTCCCATCAAACACCCTGTGCTTACCCACACCACTGTCTTCCTTGTCGGTTTCTCAGAGCTGTTGAAGATGAATTCCCACAGACTTTTGACGAGGAGAAGGAGGCTTGGTGCAAACCAATGCACAGCTGACTGCGGCGAAGAGGGTGCATGGCTTTTGGGCAGCGGGAACCGTGTTGGTGGTGTTGCTCGACAGTGTTATCAGAAGCAGGAAGCATGACTCCAAAATAATCAAAATAGCATCAGCTGTACAGGGTTTTATCTAGACGTAGAACTAACCAGAAAATAAATAGACTCTATTTCATACATttacataaaatactgtatgttgaaATGGATTTTTAGTTAATGTACTCACAGAATCAGTTTTTGTTATGAATAACATATGAAAAAGTCATATCACAGAAAAATATTTCCTAAAACATTTCTTAGAATCAATAAAATATAACTTGTATAGCTTTTTTGCCTTTAAATCACTTGCACAAAACAGATACATAAGATAGATGATAGATTCGGAATACTTAATATCAATCCCAAAAGGGAAATTGTGGATTCAAATAGAAAAAGATTGCATATTTTATGAAAATGGGTGAGTTACCTGGATGTAAGCTCTCTCTGTTCCTTATCCGTAATTGTGCTATTGTTATCGTGCAGCGAAGAACCTGTGAGGTTTATATAGACTAGACTCTCTGGTTCACAGAGTGGGAGGGGAGGGTACATTTTGTAGGGGAAAATATATATCATAGTTTCTGCTGTAGATGTTGCTAACTTCCTTGTCTATAAAAATTACATTTTGATCCCCAGGCAATTTCTTTTGTGTATGATGCATTTTGTCAATCATACACAAATATAAGAGTTGTGAGTCCCCCATGTAGGTAAAGTAAACTCAGTGACGGGAAAAAAATAATACAAGTGTTTCATTGCTTAAGTTCACAGCCCTGATTTCCTAAGCTAAATACACATTGTTGAAACGGGTGTCTCAAAATGTTATGCACCCAACGTTCCCAATTGTGACAAATGAGAGCGTTCTCACAGTAAATGAGCATAATAAGCACTTGGAGGATGGACCATGTTCTTACAACTGCTATGTGTTCCCAACCTGTGCCATTTATTccttttttcttttgtttgttacTTTGATCTTGAAATTCCAGGAATATTATGGGTTTCTCAACAAATGGAACTACATTATAAATGCATGAACGTGTCAAACAAATGCTGTAGCAAACCTGAAGCAGAGCTTCTTTTCTTTCCTCACTCTTTTTTAATGATCAGGTCAGTGTTCTTCCCTTTAGTTCCCAATTTTAGTAGAGGTCAGTGGTTTCAGTggtgtactttactttactattcatattttttttacttttactccattaTATTCCTAaggaaaatatgtactttttactttgtatacattttccatgacagcAAAAGTACtcatttacattttgaatgctgaggcaggacagaattatggtcCAATGTACGCACATATCAATATACCgcattgtcatccctactgcttatGATCTGgcaaactcactaaacacaagtactcagtttgtaaattatgtctgagtgttggagtgtgtttttgtttgtccagtaaataaaaaaaacaagaaaatcgtgccgacatggtttgcttaatataaggaatttgatgtatagcatttatttttactttgtACTTTACTCAAGCATGATCCTTtaatactttttacaccactgtacttaagtacatttaaaaccagatacttttatacttttactcaagtagtattttacctggtgacttttacttttacttgagtgattttatattaaggtatctttacttttagtcaagtatgacaatttgttACTTTTCCCAACACTGTTAGAGGTATTGTCATAAGGGTATGCAAATTAAAGATATAAAAAGAAAGAGTCATTGGGAAGTTTTTTAATAATACATGTGAGTATTTACTCACATAATTGGGTCAAATTGTTAGATTCATGACACAGGTATACAGAAGGGACGATACCAGGAAGCAGGTGCCATTTGCATGTCAGTCTGATTGTAAACCATTATAATCATTCCCTAATCTATCTGAATATAAACAGAATCCTTAACGTAAGAATATGTCATATGTGTGCTATCTGAACAATGAACAATCTGAGCAATGGCATTGTTCATGAACAACGGCTTCTCTTTAATGTATTGTATCTGAACATAAACAGGGGATATGATATCATGCTATCGACAAGCAATCATATTGGGAAAGTCTGAAATATGACCCCATAGGTTCCACATGAGGTTAAAATCCTAATTTGAATTATATTTGCCACCACAATAGTAACTATGTTATAGGAGTATTCCAATCTAGTTATGTTGTGAGAAATATTTCAGCAAGTGTAAACATCTGTGGTTCATAACTAGGTTATGAGTTGAGCTTAGTTTGACTACCCAAACTGAAATATTATGGGGCGGTTTCCAAATTAAGCCTGGACTTAAAAGCAATGTCAATGAATATTTTCCACTCAGCGTGCTTACGGGAAACCTGCCCAATGAGTATAAATACAGTTAAAGGACAATAACATGAATACAGTAAACAAAGTCTATGAGTCAAAATATGTTTAATGAGTGATTAAAACATGAATTGTCAATGCTAGGGGTGTTATCACATTGCTTTCTCCAAAACCTGGCAAATGTGACAATATAAGTCCATTATCCCGTTGGGAGATCTTTAAATAATGTCTCCAAGTTTCTTTGGCAACAGGTGGTCACATTCAAGTAGTCCAtcacaaaagctcacagaacaCCTGAGCATAGCCTACACAATATTCCTTCACAACATCTCAAAGCGGTGTTAAGTCCAAAGTCAGAACATCAGAAATGGTAAAATAATCAGCTTCTGAAAAGGTTGCAGCATCTAAAATGGTCAAAGGAGTCACTAAGGTGAAATGTttgtttttcctctcctctccctcatccacccatccatccacccatccatccacccatccatccatccatccatgcagCCTCTGTACCATTTACTGTACGTCCCAGATCTCGCAGAGGAGGGGTGTGAACTTGTGGTCGCTCATGCGCCAGGAGGTGAGCATCTCAGCATGGTGGTGGTTGAGTGTCCTCAGCTCAGTCAGACGGCCCAGGAGACGGGCAAAGTGCTGGGGCTCCAGCGGGTGCTGCATGGCACAGAACCTCCTGAGCACCTCCAACATGGGCTCCTGCAGCCTCTCCACCGCCTGCTGGCCCTTCACGTACGGCCGGTCTGTAGAGGAGATGAAAGGGAAGTTCAATATTTTACAACTAAACGATAGATCGTTtctcaccctgaaagtagtctatggagAAGGAGAAACTGTATTTCATGGTTCGGTTTACAAACTTCAAATAACTTTAGCCATCGATAGCTAAGAAGGAGCGATAGGGGTATTcgacacatttaaaaaaaggccCAATCACCTTTCAGTAAGGTCAAACCAAATAATCAAGTTGATTTTTGTTGATTTGACCATGACATTTTAACTTGTGCCACATGCCCAGGTGGCAGCTCACCTGGTGACAGGATGGTAATGGCGGTGAGGAGGGCGTGTTCTTCCTGCATCATCTGAAGTTCCCCGATGCTTTTATAGAAGGTGAACATGGGTGTAATAAACTCCTCTGATATGCCTGGAAAACATGTGGAGGTGCATGATCAATACACAACCACTGGATGGCAGTGGTGTCCATCTATGCAGTATAGATCACAGGGGAATGTGTTCAAACATTGTTCAACATATAAGTATAGATGATATACTGATTTCTAGTATAATTCCCATAACGTCCCACTGTAATGAACCAAAATATGTGATATAAAATTAGAGGTAGTATACCATTTGAGGATACCATTGGACTTTTCCGgatttccattaaaaaaatccagCGAGCAGGAcaacccccacctccaccactactaccaccaaaACCATTTTAGAAATCCACCCAATCCAGTCAGTCAAATCACAGAGCCATAAGCCTTCAGAAATGCCAGGAGCgcacaaagagggagagagggggacaatAGAGCTCTCGATGTTTAGATAAAGAACAATAGCCTCTTtagacatctctctctttcccctcagaCTGGCCTTTAGCTTGAATGTCTCTCAACTAATCCATTCACTCAGGACCTGCACCAAGAGATGTAATGACGCACACATAGCAGCCATCTCTACCACTCTATATTCAACTGTCCAACCAGGGGTATCAAAGTGACAGCTCAGATATGACTGCATATTACAGCAATACAGTAGGCTTTAGATATCAAGGCAGCCAGACTGCTGCACTCTTTAAAAAAGTGAGTTTCATAAATAAAGATGCGGACATAAATTTAGTTAGGGATTACACTGAAGATTTCCTAACAAAAACAAAAGGTCCAATCATCGATTCACAAATATGGGCTTCTCTATTAAAATACATTATTGTAATACCTCAGTTAGCAACCTGGTTTCAGTGAGAAAACTGGTTTCAATGATGTCATTTCAACCAGCTTTGCCCGCTGGGGTAATGTGTTGTCTtgtgtactgtacacacaaaTCAGAATATCAAAGCCAGATCCTCTCGTTTGATGTGTTATGACCAGTACAATTAATTGGATGTTTAGTGAATTATTCATGCCACCTTACACCACACTGCCATCCGATACCCAACACTACCAGCATTTATGGACGATAAATCATGTGCATAGTTCTAACTGATCCAGTCTAGCTAGCACCTGAAGACAGCCCTATTTTACCACCCTACCTGGCACATTGCCCATATACGCTCACAATGGAATGAAATGCTATCCGGTAGGCAGGGGTCCGTTTACCCGGGTAACCCACACCTGGCCAAGGATCAACAGGTCAGTACACTGCTAGGCTGCCAGTCTCCTCGTCAACTAGATCGTCAGATAAAGCAGTCATATCCATTATTCACaccagacctgtgtgtgtgtgtgtgtgtgtgtgtgtgtgtgtgtgtgtgtgtgtgtgtgtgtgtgtgtgtgtgtgtgtgtgtgtgtgtgtgtgtgtgtgtgtgtgtgtctgtgtgtgtgtgtgtgtgtgtgtgtgtatgtgtgtgtgtgtgtgtggtggatgaAAGGCCGGATGCCTATCAATGTCATGAATGTTTCATGCCAACCATGGATTGTGGTAAAAATTTGTTTGACATGTTAAGGTGATGTTCATGTTGATGAATGAGCTGAAGATGTTTTCGAGGATCATGATActgatgataatgataatgataaccTCCATTTAGTTCTAATAGCAGTAGTAGACTTGTGGATGGATATTGGAGTATTGTTGTAGTATTTTCACTTGTATGCGCCAGTTTCCCAGTATGAACGCACCACTCTTGCGTATCCTGTCCTCCAACACCTCTGTGTGTCCATGAGGTTGCTTCCTGGTAAACACCTGTGCTGAGCGCAGGAACATGGCCTCCACTGCCGAGCCCTTCAACAGTGCTATCTGATCCTCATGGTCCAGGGCTGAGAAACCTGCACACatgcacccacccacacacaaatgcacacagacacacacgtacacagacacacacacacagtcaggggAGGCTATTGCAGGGAGGAAGGCGAGAATGGACCTCCTCTATGGTTTGTGAGAAATTAAAAATAATGAACCGTAAAAAATCCTCTTTGTAAATAAAACTATGCTAAATAAACTCACTCAGTAGATGCCTCAACAACAGAAAGAGACTAGTTAAGGAAGACCTTTCCATTTCAATGTAATATAACAGAGGTGGTTTGGTAAACAACGCTTGTGTGATGAGTTACACTGCCTGAGACCTTCCTTGTCTTGCTAAGTTTATTGAGTCCTTGGTAAATGTCTaactttgtttattgtttatctgagaaatgtattttgaatgtaaactaatcagggtttaggcctgggcaCAGCCTAACccgacgacactgggccaattgtgcgctgccatatgggactcccaatcacggccggaagtgatacagcctggaatcgaacaagggactgtagtgacacctcttgcactgagatgcagtgccttagaccgctgcgccacttcggggttgttaatgatcttgtcaatgctTTAGACACTAAAATGAAATGTGCTGCTTTGCTTGTGGACCTGTCAAAATCTTTTGATACTGTTGATCGTGCTATTTTATTGAATAAGTTGTCCTCGATAGGCCTGAGCTCTGACTCCTGTTCATGGTTTAATGATTATCTTAGTGAAAGAACTCAAGCCATCATGATTGATGGGTTAAGTCTGAATTTCTTGAAGTGCATAAAGGTGTACCACAGGGGTCGATTTTGGGACCTGTTCTCTTCCCTATTTATATAAACACCACTGGTCAACCTGTTAAAAATGGTAAACTTCATCTATCTGCGGCTGGTACTATTTTGTACGCTATTGCCCcggctgttgatctggctgtgtcAAAACTACAGTCAGATTTTATAGCTATGCAGGAATCCCTTGCTGATTGAAAACTTAATACGGACAAAAGGAACTACATGTTGTTTTTAAACTCTCGtaagaatgtttcagatgaactACATTAGATGGTTCTCCAATTGAACGTGTTCCCACATATAAATACTTAGGCATTTGGATTGATATGGATTTGACGTTTAAAAAACATTTAGATGAACTGGTTAagaagctaagatttaaagttggcttttctacagaaacagatggtGCATTTCTCTAAGCAATAGGAAGtagattattcagtcaaccttttaatgtgttcttgattatggtgatattatttatTATAGAgcagctgctactactcttaaaccttcGGATGCCATCTACCATAGTGACCTTTGTTTTGTTACAGGTGACAGTTTTGATACTCAGCACTGCATCCTGTGTCAGAAGGTTGGCTGGACTTCACTAAAGACCCATTGATCTTTACATTACTCCCTTTCTGTTTACAAGGCCCGCCTTCATAAACGTCCTTCTTATTtaactttgctgttgaagtatagacacctgagttgcgtaacccgttcacaggattggttaactcttgaggttacTAGGGTCTCCACCGAGCTAGGTAACTCTGCTTTTATTTAATGCACCGTATTGATGGAACAGAATTCGAAATGCATTTCAACTTAATGTTGTGGTGCTGTTCAGGCAGtttaaagtattgattggggacttatttgtggaggaatgtaactgtttttctgggtgatttgggatgttttatttgtgcttcccatgactgtgtttttgtattttaatgtgtatatatgtatattttgtgtaaaatgtgtatttttgtgtTGTATTGTGCAGGGCACATTTGAAAAATAGACCTAGGTCTCATATGTCTTCCCTGGTCAAATAAAGGTAagttaaaaacaacaaaaaattcagTCTTGAATTAGACTGATGACCGATGTCAACACCCGCTCGGTCCTATTATGTTAAGTCATACAAGCTATTTGTTGCTATGATGATGCCAAGGAGCCGATTAGACTATAACTATGGAGTACCAATGTACAAAAGGCCAGAGGTTGACTGATAATCGATGTCGACTGATAATCCATGGGAGTAATCTATTTATAGAAACCTTTTATGTATTGAACATATTGGCATGATCATCACAGCCTAATAGATGTCCAGACCTGGAATATTTTTGGTAAACTCCACCAGCACTTGAACATGACTGGTGGCCATCTCTGTCAAAAGAAGGAAGTTCTCTTCTGCATTGAACTGCTCTTGTAGCTGGAGAAACAACAAGGGCACACAAAAGGGAGATAATTACAGAATGTGTGTGGAGTGACACTGCTGGCTGATAAGGAGTTTTATGTAACTTCATCTACGACTTGAGGGAAAAAACTGTCTGACTTCTACTTGGATAGAGAGCATGTAGTGTAAGTCATATCTATTCTGGGATATGTTACAAGGGTATCTTACTGTCTTCGATGAACTATAAATATGTCTGATTTGTAAAAGCATACACTATGGCTTGGTGAAAAACACACCCCATTGGGCACATGCTGgttaaatcaacgttgtttccacgtcacaacatggaatagacattggattgacatctgtgcccagtgggacagaaTTTGCTAGAATTGTAGGAGATATCACGTACCAGTTTTTTGGCCATGTCTTGAGGAATTCGATGTTTCTGATAAGCTTCTACGATGAAGCTCAAGAGAGCCTGCTGCTCTTGACTGAGTTCAAGCTTCTCCTGAAATAAAACCATTAGCTATCCGTTTTGAATCTCTTCTGTGTAATACTAGGGCTATTTATGAGTCATACTTTGTGACGTGGCAGTCTTAGCTGTGAGTAATACAATCCCTTGGTGGCAACAGGACTTTAGACATGTTTAAATATTCACTTTAACACTGGGCTTATGGGGATCACAGACAACTGCAGCTGAGGAACCTTTTCTTCCCTCATTTTCATGTAATTCCCATGTGCAGTAATCAGTGTAGGGCATTTATATTTAGATAAAGACAGGTAGACAGCCAAAGAAAaaaactattataactattatttTTACAAAGAAATGTATTTCAGGAAAAAGTTAGTTTTGCTGAGTCTATAAACATCTAAAATAATTTTGTTGATAGTATTTAGATTCCTCAATTGTGAATCACTGACATGTCTCCCATTTTGAAGAGCAAAAAAACATTCTAAAGAGTAAAAGGGGGAGAGTTTACCTTTGACAGTTTGGTGGTGGAGGTGACCTGTTTGGTGTCTCCGttgtctcccccctctgtctcgtCCCCGGTGGACTGTCCTGGTGAGACCTTGGCTTTTTTCCTCAGCCTTTTAGATTTACACTGGATCTCTGTCAGCAGACCTGTGGGCATTGATGATGGGTTCAAGCACAAAGTGCTGAAGGAGAATTTCACCCTTACTTCTTCAATAATTATTATCGTTGTGAATGCCACTGTAGTTTGATATTTTATTCAAGTGGCTTCATAGTATAGCTATGGGTTTGAGAAAATTATTGAGAACGTTTTGAACAATGATTTTCACCTAAGGTAAGCAGTTAGCACAGATATAAAGTTCAGATAATTAGGGAATTATTTTCGATGACTGGGGATTTCTCCATTATTACAAATTATATCAGTGTGATATTATTAAAAATTATACAACCCCTGTATTTAATGTAGGGAGTATGTCAATGTTACTCCTTTCAGTAAAGTTCTGACAACCAGGGAAAAATCTATGATCAGTGTTTCCTTTGAATGAAAACCTTCAGAATTGGCTCTTTTAACATTGAGACCAAAGGAGACTGCCGAGAACAGGCGATGATTGCCATCCAGGCCTGCCTAACAAATAGCTTTGGGAGTCATCGGGGGGAGCACTGTAGCGCCAACAGACAGGGCTGTTGAATGCCTGCTACCTGCAATATTCTTCCCAACTTCCTACAACATTTATGAGCAACATGAGCCCAACTCCTTCCTCCTGCTCTCCTgactccccccacctctctctccctctctccctccctccctctctctctctctctctctctccctccctccctccctccctccctccctccctcccatctttcAACCTTTCaacccgggcgccgaagacgtggatatcgattaaggcagccccccccgcacctctctgattcagaggggtggggttaaatgcggaagacatttcagttgaaggaattcagttatacaactgactaggtttccccctttccctttccctttccacaGTCTTTCCTTTAAGAGCAACAATGGTGAGACCTTTCTATTGTGAGAGGTATGACACACTTTCCCTCGGTGGAATTCAAAGCAGTCGTGTCAGAATCCACAAAGACAGTTCTCTGCTTGATCTGAGACTGCCTCCAGTGCATTGAAAGAACAGTATGATACTATCACACAGTCTTATGAAGAGATAGTCAGGGGTCAGGCTTACAGCTAGACACATGTCCATCACAGCAAGACACACGTCAATCACAGCTAGACATGTCAATCAGAATCAAATACTGAGAGAAAGATAGCTCTGTTTTAATCATGTTGATCCTAAACTGATCAAAAGTAAATGGATATATGAATGGTAAAATGCAATACTATTGAAGAAATCCaagataataaaaaataataaaaaatcattagttgactgcaaattgaccgcaagtaGCCCAAAGAGATAGAATATTTgccta comes from Salmo trutta chromosome 7, fSalTru1.1, whole genome shotgun sequence and encodes:
- the LOC115197371 gene encoding bile acid receptor isoform X1 — its product is MNEWVGHDVNVVGLLQIPPNDGFPLSESSHFFDILSEQGSPLVQEQEVLPFTSYPSMQYPSVEPTMSSPPYYSSQNYYPQYNGDEWYSPTGMCELRKGPLEGTYNAEMEEASTIVPAVCDKTRHTSHTGSVKGEELCVVCGDKASGYHYNALTCEGCKGFFRRSITKKAVYKCKNGGTCEMDMYMRRKCQECRLRKCKEMGMLAECLLTEIQCKSKRLRKKAKVSPGQSTGDETEGGDNGDTKQVTSTTKLSKEKLELSQEQQALLSFIVEAYQKHRIPQDMAKKLLQEQFNAEENFLLLTEMATSHVQVLVEFTKNIPGFSALDHEDQIALLKGSAVEAMFLRSAQVFTRKQPHGHTEVLEDRIRKSGISEEFITPMFTFYKSIGELQMMQEEHALLTAITILSPDRPYVKGQQAVERLQEPMLEVLRRFCAMQHPLEPQHFARLLGRLTELRTLNHHHAEMLTSWRMSDHKFTPLLCEIWDVQ
- the LOC115197371 gene encoding bile acid receptor isoform X2; protein product: MNEWVGHDVNVVGLLQIPPNDGFPLSESSHFFDILSEQGSPLVQEQEVLPFTSYPSMQYPSVEPTMSSPPYYSSQNYYPQYNGDEWYSPTGMCELRKGPLEGTYNAEMEEASTIVPAVCDKTRHTSHTGSVKGEELCVVCGDKASGYHYNALTCEGCKGFFRRSITKKAVYKCKNGGTCEMDMYMRRKCQECRLRKCKEMGMLAECLLTEIQCKSKRLRKKAKVSPGQSTGDETEGGDNGDTKQVTSTTKLSKKLELSQEQQALLSFIVEAYQKHRIPQDMAKKLLQEQFNAEENFLLLTEMATSHVQVLVEFTKNIPGFSALDHEDQIALLKGSAVEAMFLRSAQVFTRKQPHGHTEVLEDRIRKSGISEEFITPMFTFYKSIGELQMMQEEHALLTAITILSPDRPYVKGQQAVERLQEPMLEVLRRFCAMQHPLEPQHFARLLGRLTELRTLNHHHAEMLTSWRMSDHKFTPLLCEIWDVQ